In Kineococcus endophyticus, the following proteins share a genomic window:
- a CDS encoding PLP-dependent aminotransferase family protein, whose protein sequence is MLTPAHQYPTGVALSASRRQKLLQWASEHDGLIVEDDYDAEHRYDRSPVASVHAAAPDRVLHTGSVSKTLAPALRLGWIVAPTWLRDELLEAKHASDIASPLLPQLALAQMLTDGSYERHLRLTRRHQRGRRDEFVAALRKALPGARVSGLDAGLHLVLNLNGYDLDEVELTDRLGRQGVLVDPLNRHRVRPGHPGLVLGYAGLTPQRLRSAADQIATTVSELS, encoded by the coding sequence GTGCTCACTCCCGCCCACCAGTACCCGACCGGAGTCGCGCTCAGCGCGTCACGGCGCCAGAAGCTGCTGCAGTGGGCCAGCGAGCACGACGGGTTGATCGTGGAGGACGACTACGACGCCGAACACCGCTACGACCGCAGCCCTGTCGCTTCGGTGCATGCTGCGGCCCCGGATCGGGTGCTGCACACAGGCAGCGTCTCCAAGACCCTGGCCCCCGCGCTGCGTCTGGGCTGGATCGTGGCACCGACCTGGCTGCGCGACGAACTGCTGGAAGCCAAGCACGCCAGCGACATCGCCAGCCCGCTACTGCCGCAGCTGGCGTTGGCGCAGATGCTCACCGACGGCAGCTACGAACGGCACCTGCGCCTGACCCGCCGTCACCAGCGCGGACGGCGCGACGAGTTCGTCGCAGCCTTGCGAAAGGCCCTGCCCGGCGCCCGCGTCAGCGGCCTGGACGCCGGCCTGCACCTCGTCCTGAACCTGAACGGGTATGACCTCGACGAGGTGGAACTCACCGACCGCTTGGGCCGCCAGGGCGTCCTGGTCGACCCCCTCAACCGACACCGAGTGCGGCCAGGCCACCCGGGACTGGTCCTCGGCTACGCAGGACTCACCCCACAACGACTGCGGTCCGCAGCTGACCAGATCGCCACCACCGTCAGCGAGCTCAGCTGA
- a CDS encoding GntR family transcriptional regulator, with protein sequence MQQTRGSGSDFLQLDPASAPARGRSMWLAARLREAITTGQVPDGAPLPATRVLAADLGWARGVVVQAYQRLGEEGLTSGRARAGTRVRRPSAHPHDPRPGPSSRTAAPRTPTGSPARSPARSSARSPAGQPSAHTTPTILDLTPASRT encoded by the coding sequence ATGCAGCAGACCCGTGGATCTGGCAGCGACTTCCTGCAGCTAGACCCCGCCAGCGCCCCGGCCCGGGGTCGCTCGATGTGGCTGGCGGCTCGCCTGCGAGAGGCGATCACCACCGGGCAGGTCCCTGACGGTGCGCCGCTACCGGCCACCCGCGTCCTGGCCGCTGACCTGGGCTGGGCCCGCGGCGTGGTGGTGCAGGCCTATCAACGCCTCGGCGAGGAAGGTCTCACCTCTGGTCGAGCGCGAGCAGGCACCCGCGTCCGTCGGCCATCGGCCCACCCGCACGATCCACGACCTGGCCCCTCATCCCGCACGGCCGCTCCGCGAACCCCGACGGGGTCACCAGCAAGGTCACCAGCAAGGTCATCAGCAAGGTCGCCCGCAGGACAGCCGTCGGCGCACACCACCCCGACGATCCTGGACCTGACCCCGGCGTCCCGGACCTGA
- a CDS encoding nucleotidyl transferase AbiEii/AbiGii toxin family protein: MSTRPSPADPGSLSVLQRRITTAARTRAQTTSRLQVTIAQIVVAQLLPGGAIKGGAGMKLRLGDAFTRDSRDLDTAVREDVDVFVTELATALETGWGNFTGRVIPGVSPIPAGVPTGYVMRPFTIKLRYHGKAFLSLPLEIGYDELNALGGPLEHHLADDVTTLFADLGLPAPGPVRLLPAALQIAQKIHACTAPGSERAHDLVDLQLLAPGADDPEVAQAVQRLFAFRRDHPLPAAVTPGPGWDSRYTDAATGLDVHPTLEEATAWTNAYLQRLATHLS; encoded by the coding sequence GTGAGCACCCGCCCCTCCCCTGCTGACCCCGGCAGCCTCTCGGTCCTGCAGCGGCGCATCACCACCGCCGCCCGTACCCGGGCGCAGACCACCAGCCGCCTGCAGGTCACCATCGCCCAGATCGTCGTCGCCCAGCTTCTGCCCGGTGGGGCTATCAAGGGTGGTGCCGGGATGAAGTTGCGTTTGGGCGATGCCTTCACTCGCGACAGCCGAGATCTGGACACCGCCGTGCGCGAGGACGTCGACGTCTTCGTCACCGAGCTCGCCACCGCGTTGGAGACCGGCTGGGGCAACTTCACCGGTCGCGTGATCCCCGGCGTGTCCCCTATCCCCGCCGGGGTGCCCACCGGCTACGTCATGCGCCCCTTCACCATCAAGCTGCGCTACCACGGCAAGGCCTTCCTCAGCCTGCCCCTGGAGATCGGCTACGACGAACTCAACGCCCTCGGCGGCCCCCTCGAACACCACCTCGCCGACGACGTCACCACCCTCTTCGCCGACCTCGGCCTCCCCGCCCCCGGGCCAGTCCGCCTGCTCCCAGCGGCCCTGCAGATCGCGCAGAAAATCCACGCCTGCACCGCACCCGGCAGTGAACGCGCCCACGACCTCGTCGACCTGCAACTACTCGCCCCCGGCGCAGACGACCCCGAAGTCGCCCAAGCAGTGCAACGTCTGTTCGCCTTCCGCCGCGACCACCCCCTCCCGGCCGCTGTCACCCCCGGACCCGGGTGGGACAGCCGCTACACCGACGCCGCCACCGGCCTGGACGTCCACCCCACCCTCGAAGAGGCCACCGCCTGGACCAACGCCTACCTTCAGCGGCTCGCTACCCACCTGAGCTGA
- a CDS encoding type IV toxin-antitoxin system AbiEi family antitoxin domain-containing protein gives MSYRQTLRWRAFDTHGVITIPDADRLGVPAVELRKLAHRGALERLGHGIYRMTEVPPTPLSEYAEAVALAGPHAVIADDAVLALHDLALVNPRRITVATPDRIRATLPPTIHLIRRHLSPEEVTDIDGVPAMTIPAALRACRDHVMTDRLTQAVHDARERRLIDQDSAARLLAELGADRGGQDEQGYRGAEGKQSGRRRSGGVLAGTTAATSAAVTAGSTGVTTTGTTTRTTTRTTTRTPAERPTATSTEVTL, from the coding sequence ATGAGCTACCGGCAGACCCTGCGCTGGCGCGCCTTCGACACCCACGGCGTCATCACCATCCCCGACGCCGACCGCCTCGGCGTGCCCGCAGTAGAGCTGCGCAAGCTCGCCCACCGCGGCGCCCTTGAACGCCTCGGCCATGGCATCTACCGCATGACCGAGGTCCCCCCCACCCCGCTGAGCGAGTACGCCGAAGCGGTCGCCCTCGCCGGCCCGCACGCCGTCATCGCCGACGACGCTGTCCTGGCCCTGCACGACCTCGCCCTGGTCAACCCCCGTCGTATCACTGTGGCCACCCCCGACCGCATCCGCGCCACCCTGCCCCCCACCATTCACCTCATCCGCCGCCACCTGAGCCCGGAGGAGGTCACGGACATCGACGGCGTCCCGGCCATGACCATCCCCGCTGCCCTACGCGCCTGTCGCGACCACGTCATGACCGACCGCCTCACCCAGGCCGTCCACGACGCCCGCGAACGCCGCCTGATTGATCAGGACAGCGCTGCACGGCTGCTGGCTGAGCTGGGTGCAGATCGGGGTGGTCAGGACGAGCAGGGTTATCGGGGCGCAGAGGGTAAGCAGTCGGGTCGGAGGAGAAGCGGCGGGGTTCTTGCCGGTACAACTGCTGCGACCAGCGCCGCCGTCACCGCCGGTTCCACAGGCGTAACCACGACCGGGACCACGACCAGAACCACGACCAGAACCACGACCAGAACTCCGGCCGAACGTCCGACAGCGACCAGCACCGAGGTCACCCTGTGA
- a CDS encoding YkgJ family cysteine cluster protein, with amino-acid sequence MSPRRPSPGHRELEAAIEELEELYAQLPALSCLGLCEASCGEHIDASTAERRRLLDAGVDLDAPTPDGACPALTRTFGTGRCSVHAIRPTICRLWGATASMPCLHGCRPEGGLVDDATAMRWMITSLQIGGHGDHLDDPAVRELLELALTDPLAAGLFSRFLRGDRSVIGQLYERMVALRV; translated from the coding sequence GTGAGTCCCCGCCGTCCATCGCCTGGCCATCGCGAGCTCGAGGCGGCCATTGAGGAGCTGGAGGAGCTGTACGCCCAGCTGCCGGCGCTGTCCTGCCTGGGCCTGTGCGAGGCCTCCTGCGGTGAGCACATCGACGCCTCCACCGCCGAACGGCGCCGCCTGCTGGACGCCGGCGTCGACCTCGACGCCCCCACACCCGACGGAGCGTGTCCGGCACTGACGCGGACGTTCGGGACGGGGCGGTGCAGCGTGCACGCCATCCGCCCCACCATCTGTCGGCTGTGGGGTGCGACGGCCTCGATGCCCTGCTTACACGGCTGCCGACCTGAGGGCGGTCTGGTCGACGATGCGACCGCGATGCGGTGGATGATCACCAGCCTGCAGATCGGTGGGCACGGTGACCACCTCGACGACCCAGCCGTGCGCGAGCTACTCGAGCTGGCCCTGACCGACCCGCTAGCCGCGGGCCTGTTCAGCCGGTTCCTGCGCGGGGATCGCAGCGTCATCGGGCAGCTGTACGAGCGGATGGTCGCGCTGCGGGTCTGA
- a CDS encoding FRG domain-containing protein, producing the protein MAMQRVDWEAHGWGIRISTPEELFRLISHIALLSSDRTYAWRGQNDAAWPLTSSLIRQVEASGEVTEETLRARELKILEEARRWGLGRDLGASATDMHMLAVLQHHGVPTRLLDVTANPMTALRICGW; encoded by the coding sequence ATGGCGATGCAACGCGTGGACTGGGAAGCGCATGGCTGGGGAATCAGAATATCAACACCAGAAGAACTTTTCAGGCTCATCAGCCATATTGCACTCCTGTCGAGTGATCGAACCTACGCCTGGCGTGGCCAGAATGATGCAGCGTGGCCTCTCACCTCATCCTTGATTCGGCAGGTCGAAGCCTCGGGAGAGGTAACGGAAGAGACACTTCGAGCACGAGAGCTCAAAATCCTGGAAGAGGCTCGGAGGTGGGGACTGGGCCGCGACCTTGGGGCCTCCGCTACCGACATGCACATGCTGGCCGTGCTTCAGCACCATGGAGTTCCGACGCGCCTCCTCGACGTCACCGCCAACCCTATGACGGCTCTTCGGATCTGCGGGTGGTGA
- a CDS encoding EcsC family protein, with the protein MSGATEAEEPATGLARVGQGLVEQLLRLGMDGFGPFKSAQESALGALEGRTREQAVARLIRNHCLVAGSQGAVTSLGGFIVMPATLPANLGASYLIQTHLAASIAHVYGHDLKSEEVRTAVLMCLLGNAGTEVLKQVGITVSTKYTMTIIKRIPIRVIRKVNKKVGFYLVAKYGTTRAVVTLGKGVPLVGAAVGGTIDAVATKAVGSFSCSFFDGVGEESREVRKS; encoded by the coding sequence ATGTCTGGCGCGACCGAGGCCGAAGAGCCGGCCACTGGCCTTGCTCGAGTAGGGCAAGGACTCGTCGAACAGCTCCTACGCCTGGGCATGGACGGGTTCGGTCCGTTCAAGAGCGCGCAGGAGTCTGCCCTGGGCGCGCTCGAGGGGCGTACACGGGAGCAAGCTGTCGCACGGCTCATCCGCAACCACTGCCTTGTGGCGGGTAGTCAGGGTGCGGTTACCAGTCTTGGGGGTTTCATAGTCATGCCGGCGACGTTGCCGGCCAACCTCGGCGCGAGTTACCTGATCCAAACCCATCTGGCTGCCTCGATCGCCCACGTCTATGGCCACGACCTCAAGAGCGAGGAGGTACGGACCGCCGTCCTCATGTGCCTGCTGGGCAACGCCGGAACCGAGGTACTCAAGCAGGTCGGTATCACGGTCAGCACCAAGTACACGATGACCATCATCAAGCGCATCCCCATCAGGGTGATCCGCAAGGTCAACAAGAAGGTCGGCTTCTACCTCGTGGCGAAGTACGGCACCACGCGCGCTGTCGTCACGCTCGGCAAGGGGGTGCCGCTGGTCGGAGCCGCTGTGGGCGGAACCATCGACGCTGTCGCGACCAAGGCCGTTGGATCCTTCTCCTGTAGTTTCTTTGACGGGGTTGGCGAAGAATCGCGAGAGGTCAGAAAGTCCTAA
- a CDS encoding BsuBI/PstI family type II restriction endonuclease, with product MTFRTLPTREECSARLAMIFPRAAFDPVHANPLAAASVVALIYVGAVAPEQSPVPDDQVWARPSMCLRMSDAVLARNSDQDRTAWREAMLTNTKKKVDDLMAQWGVRAEHWYADNSRETLRDETFTRWLDHGAIRERPGLPTSSSKPRWALASEFADLFAPTLTGPALEQTIEAWRSTHMDPGDRLRIATAQQRDQATHAVRVTMPDGSTRTLEPGTASRILKGVVEQWAPARLHDPVVLTISEPSRKILVADAAVLTRLGLTIDQATLLPDAVLVDIGANPVEFWIIEAVHTDGPISDRRRDDLLKWAEEQRIKPETCHFVTAFESRNSQPARKRLKDLGTGTYAWFLDEPTRELSWHEIAEGPA from the coding sequence GTGACGTTCCGCACCCTGCCCACACGCGAGGAATGCTCCGCACGCCTGGCGATGATTTTCCCCCGGGCCGCCTTCGACCCCGTCCACGCCAACCCTCTGGCCGCAGCATCGGTCGTGGCGCTCATCTATGTCGGCGCCGTCGCGCCCGAGCAGAGCCCAGTCCCCGACGACCAGGTGTGGGCCCGCCCCTCGATGTGCCTGCGGATGTCCGACGCTGTCCTGGCCCGCAACAGCGACCAAGACCGCACCGCCTGGCGCGAGGCCATGCTGACCAACACCAAGAAGAAGGTCGACGACCTGATGGCCCAGTGGGGCGTGCGAGCTGAACACTGGTACGCCGACAACAGCCGCGAGACCCTGCGTGATGAGACCTTCACCAGATGGCTGGACCACGGCGCCATCCGTGAACGTCCCGGCCTACCCACCAGCAGCAGCAAACCCCGATGGGCCCTGGCGAGCGAGTTCGCAGACCTCTTTGCCCCCACCCTGACAGGTCCCGCCCTGGAGCAGACCATCGAAGCCTGGCGCTCGACACACATGGACCCGGGCGACCGCCTCCGGATCGCCACCGCGCAGCAGCGCGACCAAGCCACCCACGCGGTACGGGTCACCATGCCCGACGGGTCCACCCGAACACTGGAACCAGGAACGGCCTCGCGCATCCTCAAAGGCGTTGTCGAACAGTGGGCCCCGGCCCGCCTCCACGATCCGGTCGTCCTCACCATCTCTGAGCCAAGCCGTAAGATCCTCGTGGCCGACGCAGCCGTACTCACTCGACTCGGACTGACCATCGACCAGGCGACCTTGCTACCCGACGCCGTCCTCGTCGACATCGGTGCGAACCCGGTCGAGTTCTGGATCATCGAGGCCGTCCACACCGACGGCCCCATCAGCGACCGGCGCCGTGACGACCTCCTGAAGTGGGCCGAAGAACAACGCATCAAACCCGAAACCTGCCACTTCGTGACCGCCTTCGAGTCCCGCAACAGCCAACCCGCCCGCAAACGCCTCAAGGACCTCGGCACCGGGACCTACGCCTGGTTCCTGGACGAACCCACCCGCGAACTGTCTTGGCACGAGATTGCCGAAGGCCCCGCGTGA
- a CDS encoding Eco57I restriction-modification methylase domain-containing protein produces MTALRAGASLAARVTTAPVNNRTARVVLGSVDPAGPLAPRAAVILAAVPGWWRERAQAAGLDGQWLDVMTAVEGPITAEVADLADVPDPTINDLDGYGLGGAYVGALTPTVRSRHGRHYTPQHLAEQLWQMTRRSLGATAKSRMLSGLVRDPACGAGALLLPVVQEQVRALRRVETPLALAGLPAKIEGIDNDPQAVWLANVILAAEMLPLLAALPTRLRRPLPALVRVGDGLAADLSPARAVLMNPPYGRVRLEEADRERFAKIVYGHANLYGLFMGAALDTLEPDGALAALVPTSFMAGRYFTNLRRTLATTTSLRDVAFVASRDDVFAGVLQETCLSVFTRKRALRTKVTRIEDTPRAAGAQQSTKGQDSPPQETLRQTLREAVQEVAQVKTPRKATPWLLPRRSDDAAIAAAANALPLTLAEAGWKASTGPLVWNRRAEDLSTTASTDPATPSAQVIWAADIDGGTLHRDRARDSLRHLALTGASDLKVMVLAGPAILAQRTTAPEQPRRLVVAGLSAADLDRWGGRVVVENHVNVLRPITPPDVSSGTTAETPAMSHEGLLRLLSTTTMDRVMRCVSGSVAVSAYELETLPLPGRDVLAAWEQLSGQELEDAVSRTYRPVTTS; encoded by the coding sequence GTGACGGCGCTGCGTGCCGGCGCGTCCCTGGCCGCTCGGGTCACCACGGCACCGGTCAACAATCGCACCGCCCGTGTCGTCTTGGGCTCGGTCGACCCTGCTGGACCGCTGGCCCCCCGGGCAGCGGTCATCCTGGCGGCGGTGCCCGGCTGGTGGCGCGAGCGGGCACAGGCCGCAGGGCTGGACGGACAGTGGCTGGACGTGATGACCGCTGTAGAAGGGCCCATCACCGCCGAGGTCGCCGACCTGGCCGATGTCCCTGACCCGACCATCAACGACCTGGACGGCTACGGACTGGGCGGGGCCTACGTCGGCGCTCTGACCCCCACCGTCCGATCCCGCCACGGACGTCACTACACCCCACAGCACTTGGCCGAGCAGCTGTGGCAGATGACCCGCCGCTCCCTGGGGGCCACCGCGAAGTCCCGAATGTTGTCCGGACTCGTCCGCGACCCCGCCTGCGGTGCCGGCGCCCTTCTACTGCCGGTCGTACAGGAGCAGGTGCGCGCCCTTCGGCGCGTTGAGACCCCACTGGCCTTGGCGGGTCTGCCCGCCAAGATCGAGGGCATCGATAACGACCCCCAGGCAGTCTGGTTGGCCAACGTGATCTTGGCCGCTGAGATGCTTCCGCTGCTTGCCGCCCTACCGACCCGCCTGCGCCGCCCGCTGCCCGCTCTGGTCCGCGTCGGCGACGGTCTGGCCGCCGATCTGTCCCCTGCCCGGGCGGTCCTGATGAACCCCCCCTACGGACGGGTCCGCCTCGAGGAGGCCGACCGCGAACGCTTCGCCAAGATCGTCTACGGCCACGCCAACCTCTACGGCCTGTTCATGGGCGCCGCCCTAGACACGCTGGAACCAGACGGCGCCCTTGCCGCACTGGTGCCCACCTCGTTCATGGCCGGGCGCTACTTCACCAACCTGCGCCGCACCCTGGCCACCACGACCAGCCTGCGCGACGTCGCCTTCGTCGCCAGCCGCGACGACGTCTTCGCCGGCGTCCTCCAGGAGACCTGCCTGTCGGTCTTCACCCGCAAGCGGGCACTGCGGACTAAGGTCACCCGCATCGAAGACACCCCCCGCGCTGCGGGCGCTCAGCAGAGCACCAAGGGTCAGGACTCACCGCCACAGGAGACGCTGAGGCAGACGCTGCGGGAGGCGGTGCAAGAGGTCGCCCAGGTGAAGACACCTCGCAAGGCGACTCCCTGGCTGCTTCCTCGCCGCTCCGATGACGCCGCGATCGCTGCGGCCGCGAACGCGCTGCCTCTGACACTGGCCGAAGCAGGGTGGAAAGCCTCCACCGGACCGTTGGTGTGGAACCGCCGCGCCGAGGACCTGAGCACCACCGCCAGCACCGACCCGGCAACGCCGTCGGCACAGGTGATCTGGGCCGCCGACATCGACGGTGGAACCCTGCACCGCGACCGGGCTCGCGATTCCCTACGACACCTCGCCCTGACCGGTGCCTCAGACCTCAAGGTCATGGTGCTCGCAGGGCCTGCGATCTTGGCTCAGCGGACCACCGCTCCCGAGCAACCCCGTCGTCTAGTAGTTGCTGGGCTGAGTGCTGCCGACCTAGACCGGTGGGGTGGTCGCGTCGTCGTGGAGAACCACGTCAACGTACTGAGACCCATCACCCCGCCTGACGTTTCGTCCGGAACAACGGCCGAAACTCCCGCCATGTCGCACGAAGGGCTTCTCCGGTTGCTGAGCACCACCACGATGGACCGAGTCATGCGCTGCGTCTCGGGCAGCGTGGCGGTCAGCGCCTATGAACTGGAGACCCTGCCGCTTCCTGGTCGCGACGTTCTCGCCGCCTGGGAACAACTGTCCGGTCAAGAGCTTGAAGACGCCGTGTCCCGTACTTACCGGCCGGTGACCACCTCGTGA